The sequence TCCTCAATTCCTCACAAATATCAACTCTTGTAAAAAATCTAATAATGTACCGCCAAAATCCACCATCACCTCATGCCGGAACCGGAAGCCACTGAACTCAAGAATCTCAAGAATAATTATCTTAaatatttaagaaaaataaacttTAAAGGAATTTAAAGTAATTAAATctcataaattaaaattataaaaattaaaacaaaattagGCATACAATTCAAATTATGGATTCTAGGCGCTACAATTCCTCAGAACTCAAGAATTGTTTTAAATCAATActcaaatattttgatgtcacaacgatATAATAgtcattttattaataaaagagagattaaaataatttaaataaaatatttgaacatTTAAAAgtcttttaaataaatacacaagagaaattaaaaatcttaaaacaaATTGGACAATCAAAAGCCTTtagataaataagctagacatttaaaattatttaaataaccatccaataaaattaagtcattttaaataaataagcgagacagttaaaatcatttgaataagcaagtttaaacctttaaaatcattaaaaaaaacgttatataataaaatcatttaaataaataaacttaaacaattaaaagcattatataaatagttagtacaataaaattatttaaataaataattaacattttattaactcataaatcaaataaaggatttaaataaattaaatataaaaataaaaatcataatatttatttaattttatgcatgcgacttagtaaattggattttaggctCTACAGAAACGTTCGGTCGGATATATCCCTTCTCCAACAAATTTTCAACTGTTGTTGCAACTCTCTCATCTTTgctggtgctagacgataaggcgcaTGATAGAgcaaatactaacacttaaaatCAATATAAATATCTCTCAATTATGCTCAAAATTATCGCAAGTGCCCGAATCAAGATATAGTAaagtgtactgagtacgagaATCGTCCACAGGGACTATGTCACAATAAttcagttattttattcctctaCCCAAAGTAACAAAAAATTGATGAATGATTatactaaaattataaaataatgaattcaACTTAAAGaacttgaattaaaataaataaccaCATCAAATTTTAGaatagaaaaatataatataagaatattttgttggaatctcggttcaccttccccctaattgaactggacgattgacATTTACTTTTATACACATAAATTCGACAGGAATTCCTGAtatatcgacactctctctcaaGTTTATGCCAATCTATTTCAAgttaatgaaacaattaaatctctttaattatttatcaatactgattgctttgcgttcttTGAATTCGTACAACTTtcacctggtggtctatggttatcaacatgtactaaatatcatatctctattcatattttaagtccatggattgtGTCATTCGTCCTAATCATGAATTTATCTCTTGATAACAATTCACAACCTACAAATCTATGCTAAAGTTAGCTACTCcttaacataaaataataaaccatgacaaaatcaaataatagtaTAAAGTAAACTCAATTCGTCCAACAAATTCAATCACACAAATGTGTTTCGGGGTTCGAATCCCAGAAATTCAAACAAAATAAGGTTTATCTACAACAAaccataataaaaattaatctaaCAATGTTTCTCAACATAAAAATCTAAAAGTTGAAAGATGAAAAACTCAAAACGAGATGAAGAAAGCCTCCAATCTTCAGTAGCCGCCTCCTCGTAATCTGCCGTGAATCGAACCCTCAAAACGTCTGAAAATATTCTATTTATATTGCCCTCAGAGTCCTTTACTTCTAAAACACCTGgaataaaaatttccaaaattacgCAAGAGCGCCTGAGAGGTAGAAatttgcagctcgggcgctgagAATTTCGCTTCCTCACTGCTCGTGTTTCTCGAGCACGCACTCGAGCGGTAATAAATTACCATTCGGGCACATCCTtctcttatttttttcttattttctccAATGCTGCGCTCAGGCGGTAGAATTTAGCAGCTCGAGCGCACTTTGACTTTTCCAAAAtaaattctttttttcttattttcctGCTAAACAACCACAAATCAAGAGGAGTGAACAAAACACAAGGAAAAAcactaaatgcaaacaaaattagATTAAAACGAACAAAATGAAAAAAACGaattcaaaacaaataaaaaacatgCAATAAAAACACATGAAATTGACTCATgtcaacctccccaaactaaccttttgTTTGCCCACGAGCAAAGTAGGTGACAAACTAGAATGCAAACACAACACAAAACAAAAACGACACACAACAACTATGGATAAAATCATACTTTTCAAGCCTCAGATGCTTCAATGCCTAAGAGCCAAGTCTCTATATTCCTTTTAGATTTTCATGTGAACGTGAGTGTGTGAGTAGCAGCCCCAGCGTTATGCACCTCGATGATACTCAATTCACTTGGGCTATAAGATTTAAATGACACATCAAGGTAAATCTACCCCTTAAACACCCGTTCTCTCAGTTATGTCCTCCACCTTTTCACCTCCTttgaaattttcataaaatagtcACCAATAAATGATCCATAGATATTAATTACGCACCACCGGATTTTACATCCGGTAAATTTCTAACCCCATTTGGTTCGCAAACTTAGCTCGGATTTAGGGATTATAATTTCAATCCCAAATCAAGCTCGGAtggaattattaaaaaaaatattttcatacccCATTTAACCCGTAGGCTTAGCTATAAATTTTATAGGATtcagatttcaatcccctcgtctatagcccggatgaagTATATTTGTTCAAAATTTGGATTTATTTTTGCAAGAAATCAGTTTTTCATGCCCCATtaaatccgcaaacttagcttaGATTTATGGATTAGGATTTTATTCCCTAaatcaagcccggatggaacattttttttaaaaaaaattaaaaaaattagtgcGCTATGAATCATTTACTTTCCAAAGTCATCAGTGCATTAGTGGATTCAACTAAAGTCACAAGGTATTAGTTCGAGTTTGAAAAACCCTCAGTGTCGTGCAATGATCTAGCCACtgaaattgtaaggcccgagattatttaattttaatccgagtatatttaatttgagaattttggattttgaatttaaattctactattcttaaattatttaggattgaaattgaattaaaagatttcttaaggattgaattgcaaatagtgaagtTTTGAGGGGCCAAAATGCAATTTCATGGATTAGTGGAGGACACATGTCTTGTGCTAACCTTTGTACGTGTATATCATGTCAAGTGCATCAGAATATTGTAATTCTTCAGCCAAGAAACCGATACACCATCTTCTTGCTTGAATCCTcattttagatttttgattgTGCAAGATACGTTCGTCTGATTTCAAAATCGAGCctagttttggaatcctcacAACAAGAGCTTCATTGTGATGTAAGTATTATCTTGATTCtgtatatttcgaaaatatgttgTTGGGAGAACTTGGAATTTGATTATGGCTATGCGTTCTTGAGTTTGTATGCGTGATTGTATCGAAGTCGGACCGGAGAAAGGATGTCGTTGGAAATTGATATCGATTTTCAGCTTTTATTAGAAAATTATGATATCTGATTTGGCTGGTTTTTGATGATATTTGGTTGGTATGACATGTATATGAGACTTATATGGTTGTTAGAATTGATGGTTATGAGTTTCAGTTATCGGTTTTGTTATcattacgccgccggttcacgAATGTGTTAGATTTTGACTCCGTATGATTGAGCTGTGGTATAAATGAATTCTTGCTGATGTTTATGGCCTTGTATATTATTCATTTCAGATTGAATCAAAGGACATCGACTTCGGGAGTTTCGGTTTCGAACCGGGAGAGATTTGATCAAAGTTGGTGAGATTTAGACTTTGATACTTGAGTTTAGCTTGAGAAGAATTGTGATTGCAATTGTGTATTTTGTAGCTTGTGGATCTAGCTCGTTCCTTATCAAGACTAAGTTATGATACGAAGATGATCAAGTTGGGGATGTTCGTTGAGACGAGTTTATCATCTcgattcccttaaatcacacattACTTGACATACATGTTTATCTTGTTGGTTATGCTTGTTGAGCTAAGAGATGATGATTGTGGTTATGTCATCTTGTTATATATGTGAGCTTATCATTTATTCAAGCCTTGCTGATATTATCGATGagttataaattttgatatcaagTATCAATGACGAGTATTTATCATTGATAGTTTGACTTTGGTTATAGCAACAGTGATGAGCTTGAGCCTGATGATGAGTGGTGCATTTTAGCATCTAAACCGAGTCGTTCATTAGGCCCTAAACCTTTATTGTGTATCTGATTGCCTTGTGGTATCTATAttgtattttatattaaaatgcATGAAACTTgctatttatgttttaatatatgttactATTGTTTTATACTATGTTTTATACTTACCAGTTtgtccgactgttgctttgttttgtgtgtgcattgcaacagatgaaTAAGGGCCGAGTCTTAGAAGGTCTTGAACGATTGGAAGAATAGAGAAGTGGCGTTCCAGGCTAAGAATGTAAAAGTGTTGTCAAGAACTTAAGTTAATGTTTATAGCATGTGTTGGTTGTATTTGTACAAACCTAGTGAATGTAAACTTGGAGTTTAGTTTGAATACTTGTAGTATCTTGTATCCTTGGCTTTGGAATAAAGTTGTCATGTATCATGTACATGTTCTGGTATGTTTAGCTTTGTTTacattgaattacatgttgtaaGATAGCAAGAAAGAGCAAGGAACAACACAAGGGAATTCTGCAGAAATTTGGAACAAAgattgcccgctcgatcggagcAACTCAATCGATCGAGCGGGGCCTGTTGAATTTCCAACCCGAGAGTAGGAgtttttatgctcgctcgatcggtgagcGAGCAAGCGAGGctctgatttaaaaaaaaaattatttttatttttgaattactTGTGTTTAGTTCTAATGCTTATTGTTAAGTCATGGGATTAAAGTAGAAGCGCCCGGGGTCGCCACAttgtttggtatcagagcttaagttgTCTTGAGTCGACATTAGAAGATGAGTGGGGTAGCTTGAGTCGCATAAATTCATTATGCATGAGTTTACTGCATGGTTTGTTTATGTGAATTTTATGTgagcatgttctactctttgcAATCAAATGTTATATGCTAGCATGTTCATCTattgcaagtatgtgtttataTGAATTACTTGCTAAACATGTAATATAAAGTGTTGTGTTATGGGAATAAGGCATACTCATGGGAGTAAAGAGTAGATATGATGTTGTTATGtgctgaattgttgcctactcTCAGTTATCAGCTATGCCTCCCCGATCTTTACCTCTTCGCAGTGGTCAAATGAATCTACAGTCACCATCGACTGAGCAAGTACCTCTGATTGAACAGGTTCCTCCGGTAGTTCCTAATATTCCACCGGTACCTATGACTGAGCAGGGCAGTACTAATGTTACTCCAATGGATACACTGCTAATCCAATGGAGGTGTTGTTGaaacgatttcagtcattcaaaccaccgagtCTGCACGGTACTGAGGATTCTGTAGCATGTGAAAGCTGGCTTGATGATATCGAGCAACTGTTTGAATCAATTGATTACACCGATGACCGACGAGTTCGATTGGTTATCCATCAGTTGCATGATATGGCTAAaagttggtggatcatgaccAAGAAAGCGTTGGAAAAccgaggtactgttattaccagGACTGTGTTTAAagctgagttttataagcatTTCTTTTCTCCGTCTTatagaaaggacaagggagcggagTTTGCTAATTTGCAACAGGGTAATATGTgtattgaagattatgttgcaaagttTTCCACTTTACTTCGTTTTGcacctcatattgctgataatgaggaagcaaaggccgatcaattcatcaacggTCTTAATCCTGATGTCTTTAGCTTGGTCAATGCGGGGTGACCTAATAATCTTGTTGATGCTCTTGATAAAGCCAAAGGTGCAGAAGCTGGTATTATGAGACAGAAAGGGACTTCGTACAGGCCACAGTCTTCTCAACAGCCACAGCCACCACCAATGCAACCTCAATTATCATTTCCTCAGCAGCAAAGTAGGTATGAAGGAGGTGGCAGCAGTAGCAACAAAAGAGATCGGTTTAGGCCcaaaggtaaacagttcaagaagccaggaaGTATTTCCTCTAGTTCTGGTGGTTCAAAGCAGTATGGATCAAGTCAGGGTTCAGGGTCTACAGTTTGGTTTTGTagtaagtgtgggggaagacactcaagTAATGCTTGCAAGGGAGTTACTGGAACTTGTAATCTCTACAATAGGCCAGGGCATTATGCCAGAGTATGTCCTACACGTGGAATATCGCAGGGAGCAACTCAAGCTGACAGACAAGCTCCTGCTGTGCATTCCTTTTAATATCCAAGTAGACCAGCTCAGAGTAGACAGAGAGAGAGTCAGAGTGTAGGCCAATCTCCAAAACAGCCAGCTAGAGtttttgcattgacagaagatCAGGCACAGGCGGCATCGGACAATGTGATTGTAGGTAATTGTgttatctttggttatcctgcttatgtgttgGTTGACACTAGAGCATCACAtacttttatagctgaaaaatttgttgaattgcatgctttgcctgttgagCGTTTATCTTCTGTATATGCTATCTTATTGCCCGTGGGAAAAGATAAGACATCTGCAAGCATAGTCAGGAGTTGTGAATTACAGTTTGACAGTAATGCAATTGAGCttgattgtatagtacttggtatgtctgattttgattgtattattggcatCGATgcactaaccaagtacagggccacGATTGTCTGTTTTCATAAGATTGTCGATTTAGACCAGACATGGAAGATGATTggaaattcttcggtaagggttctcgtgctaaaaTTCATTTGATTTCTAGCTTATCTATGGAACAGTTATTGCAGAATGGTGCTGAAGGATTTCTAGTTTATGCATTGGATGTGTTGAAAGCTAGTCCTGAACTGGCAGATATTCCTGTTGTATGTGAGTTTGCAGATATTTTTCCGGATGAAATCCCGGGATTACCTCCAATGCGTGAGATTGATTTTAGTATCGAGTTGGTACTAGGTACATTGCCTATCTCTAAAGCTCCTTATAGGATGGCACCACttgaactgaaagagttgaaagatcaacTGGAAGATTTGCTGAACAAACGTTACACTAGACCGAGTTTGTCACCTTGGGTCGCTCCGGTTTTATTTGTaaggaagaaagatggatcgatgagattatgcattgactaccgccaattatATCAGGTCACGGTAAAGAATATATATCCAttacctcgaatagatgacttgattgaccaattgcagggttcttccGTCTATTCAAAGATCAATTTTATGTatggttatcaccagttgaggtTAAGAGAAGCATATGTGTCTAAAACTACttttcgaacgaggtatggtcactatgagtttatagtaaTGTCATTCGGTTTAACAAATGCTCCTGCTGTCTTTATGGGTTtaatgaatagagtatttcagatgtacttagatgagtttgttatcatttttattgatgatattctgatatattctaaGAATAAAACTGAGCATgtagagcatttgaggattgttttgcagattttgagaactgAGCACTTGTATGCTAAGTTGTCcaaatgcgagttttggttgaacAGAGTTATTTTTCTTGGCCACGTTATTTCAGGAGACgatatatctgttgatcctagcaaggtaGAGGCAGTTATTAACTGGCCTAGACCTACGTCCGTAcatgagattcgtagtttcatgggtttagccgGGGATTATCGTCGGTTTATTGCAGGATTTTCTAGCATTGCAAAGACGATTACCCAGTTAACACAGAAGAATACTCCATTTGTTTTGACACAtgaatgtgaagctagttttgtGGAATTGAAGAAAAGGCTGACTAGGGCACCTATAttatctattccatcaggtacgggtggTTTTACTATTTATtctgatgcttctcacaagggtttgggttgtattttgatgcagcgaggtcatgtgatagcatatgcttctaggcaattgaaACCTCACAAGATCAGatacccagtgcatgatcttgagcttgcagCTATTGTCTTCGCATTGAAAATTTAGCGtcattatttatatggtgagacctttgagatattttctgataataaaatcttgaagtatttgttttctCAAGCTGAATTAAATATGAGACAAAGACGTTGGTTGGACTTGCTAAAatattttgactgtgagattaagtattatccagggaagtctaatgcagcgGTTGATGcactgagtagaaaggtatgtgatttatccttatctactatGCGTGTCTCTAAGttaattgaagattgttgtgtGTCTGGTTTGGATTTTGAGACAGATATACAACCTGTACGAGTTTATGCAATCCAAGctgaaccggagttgtttgttggaATTAATGAAGCTCAGAAAGCTGATCAAAACATTCAGAATTAGATTGAAAGAGTTAGAACTAGACATGAGTCAGAGTTTTAGGTCAGTATGGATGAAATTTTGTTTGTTAATCGACGTATTGTTGTGCCTTATATTGCATAAGTGAGACAGCAAATTTTGAAGGAAGCTCATTGTAGCAAGTTTAGTATTCATCTAGGGggaaaaaaaatgtataatgatctgaaacaACATTTTTGgtggaaaagaatgaaagcTGATGTGACAAAGTTTGTATCTAGATGTCTAAACTGTCAACAGGTAAAGGCTGAAAGGAAGCAACCAAGTggtttattgcacagtttagcagttcctgaatggaaaGGGGATCATATTACTATGGATTTTCGAGAGGATGTGATGTCGTTTGGGTCGTGATTGATAGACTGACTAagtttgcatgttttattccttatcagaTTAAGTATCTTCATGATCAAATGACAAATATTTATATCAGAGATGTGGTACGATTGCACGGTGTACCTAAATCTAtagtatctgatcgagatcctcgATTCACTTCACATTTCTTGCATAGTCTACAAGAAGCTCTGGGTACTCGTCTGCATTTGAGTACAtcgtatcatcctcagactgatggaCAATCAGAGCATACTATACAGATTCTAGAAGAAATGTTGAGAGCTGtgatacttgattttggtgtgagTTTGCAAAAATCTTTGCCACTtgttgaattttcttataataacatctaTCAGTCAAGCATtcagatggctccatttgaagcactgTATGGTAGAAAATGCCGATCaccattgttttgggatgatcttTCTGAAACACCAGTTACAGGGCCAGACATGATCAGAGAGATGTCTGATAAAGTGAAGTTGATACAGATCCGAATGTGAACAGCGCAAGATCGACAAGAAAAGTATGCAAATGTGAGGCGTAGACCTTTGAGTTTTGTACAAGGTGATCgggtatttttgaaaatatctcCTTTTCGAGGCATTCTTCGATTCGGAAAGAGGGGTAAGCTATCACCGAGGTTTATTGGGGCTTACGAAATTCTTGATAAAATTGGTGATCTTGCATACCGACAAGCATTACCTCCAGCACTGTCAGGTATTCACGATGTATTTCACATGtctatgttgaggaagtacgaGCCCGATGCTTTCCATATTCTTCGTCcagatgaagctgagttggatgaaacATTGAGCTATTTCGAACGTCCTATTCAAATCCTTGATCACAAGGAAAGGCAGCTTCGAAACAAATCCATTCCACTTGTTAAGGTgcaatggagtagacacggaattgaagaagcaacttgggagataGAACATGATATGAGACAGCGTTATCCAgagctatttcactgatgtgagttttaTTCAATATTTCTGCTATTCTTTTATCTTATGTGTGTTCCgattgcatgcgatttcgaggacaaaatcatattttggtagggaagaattgtaaggcccgagattatttaattttaatccgagtatatttaaattgtgaattttggagtttgaatttaaattctactattcttaaattatttaggattgaaattaaattaaaagatttcataagggctgaattgcaaatagtgaagtTTTGAGGGGCCAAAATGCAATTTCTTGGATTAGTGGAGGACACATGTcttgtgtaagagtgggtgcccagtgagccaactgtgtggctatgggctttgatgactctttgtataaacaatcttttgtttaatattatttacacttttatggcaatgactttatattacttcatattgttatattgtgatatactattgttgttttgataaagaccttgaatatactatagtgtatgtaagatgtggtagaacatggagatgtctatcatgaaatacatcttatagtcactgtatattctaaaaaccgttcctagtcgattgagccgtccgataataaggataaggatcgctcgagtttgagactagcatttgcgatgcggagtaccacgtttcattggtagggaacatggagatgttcgaagcatgcaaatggatattcataggatgaataatcgaactaccctatccggactttccaagtggttatcacttatcgagtggataaagtccgcggttttggttgtacaccattagtccttacgacttgaaacatcatggagactctatatgctagtgctgtgctttgactcgtttaccgactctatgggggtcatcaggtgtcgagattgggtacagttacgacacatataggagtcaatgcattgttgtcaaggattcaccacatacttgcgagtgtggatatcctatgcgatctgaggagatattagtgtgacaaatctctggccagagtacttgatgtgatttaagaaatggtttcttagtagcacatgcgatgtcactaatttgatcttcaagatgcattgcatagttatcgaatcttgagcgactctcgatataccaatggttgttgattcgatcgggatatatggatgaagggaccgtactgtacgctaaccaaaatctactggttcttgtaggcactatcagtgatacctagggaatcatggggcgatgttgctaggcgctttaccatgattcgttgggcaagtcggaaagtgttgttccgagtcacaaggagttgtgagcccacggctagctgtatccctgaaccattgagggtcacacagtgtaatggagttttaatccccgttgagatagttaaatttaaagagttaaatttaatgaactaaggagttggacttcttaaataagagtaagggagtaggatttcctaaaatgacatagggatggacatttttggaaaccactgaattcggattcaggaaaatttattttgactttaaaatgtgcagaaatggtttctgtgcacattggtgaaatcagttcatcaatcggagtcacgatgaattttatattaatttctgaacgagcgggctttgcttgtcgggccccagcttatgattaatgggccctaaggtgttagtggcctgcattataaataagttatttcagtacagaaattacacacaaaaggtcataattttt comes from Henckelia pumila isolate YLH828 chromosome 4, ASM3356847v2, whole genome shotgun sequence and encodes:
- the LOC140861333 gene encoding uncharacterized protein, coding for MLWNGGGGGGKVEDGGGRQVLGVRERRVAASRVKKRARLSAMPPRSLPLRSGQMNLQSPSTEQVPLIEQVPPVVPNIPPSFKPPSLHGTEDSVACESWLDDIEQLFESIDYTDDRRVRLVIHQLHDMAKSWWIMTKKALENRGTVITRTVFKAEFYKHFFSPSYRKDKGAEFANLQQAKGAEAGIMRQKGTSYRPQSSQQPQPPPMQPQLSFPQQQSRYEGGGSSSNKRDRFRPKGKQFKKPGSISSSSGGSKQYGSSQGSGSTVWFCSKCGGRHSSNACKGVTGTCNLYNRPGHYARSRQRESQSVGQSPKQPARVFALTEDQAQAASDNVIVGNCVIFGYPAYVLVDTRASHTFIAEKFVELHALPVERLSSVYAILLPVGKDKTSASIVRSCELQFDSNAIELDCIVLGMSDFDCIIGIDALTKYRATIVCFHKIVDLDQTWKMIGNSSLLQNGAEGFLVYALDVLKASPELADIPVVCEFADIFPDEIPGLPPMREIDFSIELVLGTLPISKAPYRMAPLELKELKDQLEDLLNKRYTRPSLSPWVAPVLFVRKKDGSMRLCIDYRQLYQVTVKNIYPLPRIDDLIDQLQGSSVYSKINFMYGYHQLRLREAYVSKTTFRTRYGHYEFIVMSFGLTNAPAVFMGLMNRILRTEHLYAKLSKCEFWLNRVIFLGHVISGDDISVDPSKVEAVINWPRPTSVHEIRSFMGLAGDYRRFIAGFSSIAKTITQLTQKNTPFVLTHECEASFVELKKRLTRAPILSIPSGKSNAAVDALSRKVKAERKQPSGLLHSLAVPEWKGDHITMDFREDVMSFGSDVVRLHGVPKSIVSDRDPRFTSHFLHSLQEALGTRLHLSTSYHPQTDGQSEHTIQILEEMLRAVILDFGVSLQKSLPLVEFSYNNIYQSSIQMAPFEALYAQDRQEKYANVRRRPLSFVQGDRVFLKISPFRGILRFGKRGKLSPRFIGAYEILDKIGDLAYRQALPPALSGIHDVFHMSMLRKYEPDAFHILRPDEAELDETLSYFERPIQILDHKERQLRNKSIPLVKVQWSRHGIEEATWEIEHDMRQRYPELFH